The Cryptococcus neoformans var. grubii H99 chromosome 8, complete sequence DNA window GACGCCCGCGTGAGGGAGCAGCCAGCGGCGACCGTCATCTCGACGGACCTGGGGTCAAGCAGGGAAGGGTTGACCTCCTAATAAACAGGTGGAATATTTCAGCTCATTTGAAGCGCAGAAATCATGCAGACATACCATGATATCCAAAGCGACAAGGCAGCCGGTCTCGGCAACAACCTCGGTAATGTAATGCCCTGAAGAAGGTGTCAGACACGTTTTGTGGTGACCAAAAATGACTCACCTTCTCGGAAAGTCAGACCACCTCGAACGGGGGTACCAGTGCCTTCATCATTCAAGTTAGTCCTTCCTCGCCTATCTAAATACTGTTGGGGAAAGGACATACTAGGAGCGACGGTAGGGTCAAGCGCGTCAACGTCGAAACTGAGGTGAAGGGGTCGGTCACGACTGGGGTTGATATACTGAAGCGCGAGTTCCATGACTTTGCCGATACCGTGCTTGTCGACATGGTGCATAGTGAAAGTTTTGATGTTATTTTCCTTCaggatcttcttctcagcGTCGTCAATGTCTCGAAGGCCGATGTAGACGCTAAGTAGTAGATGAAGTTCGGTCAGTCATTGTTCAACAAgtaaaaaagaaggacatTAAGACATACATATCTTCGGGCTTGAGGCAAGGTTTAAGCCACTTGTTGAAAGGCTCGACGTCACAGCCATCCAAACccaagaggaaagaaacaGGGCAGCCGTGGAGGTTGCCAGACTCAGTGGTCAAGGGGGTGTTAATATCAGCGTGAGCATCAACCTAAATATAAGTCATCAGCCACATGACACCTGACGTACTGAATCCTGACGACCTACCCAGACCACACCAGCGTTAGGGTACTTGCGCTTAGTACCAGCAATAGTGCCCATCGCCAAACTATGGTCGCCTCCCAAAGTCACAGGCAACCATCCTTTCTCCGCGATATCCCCAACCTCCTTGGCCACCATCTCATTCACCGCACTGACTAATCTAGGCTTCTTCATGTTTCCAATATCAGGGTCCGGCAACCTCTGGACCATCTTTTCGCCCTGAGCGGTAGTAGTGTGGGTAGAGGGGCCTTTGGTTGAAGCGacgggggaagaggaaggaagaggattgtAAGGAATGTCGAGGAAGTTTTGGTGGGATTCGTAATGGACGTTCCAGCCTAGGGCCGAGATTTGGTCGACAAGACCGGCAGAGACGAGCTTGTTTGGTGCGAGATCGACACCGGCTCGACCTTGTCCACCGCTTAAAATCGAAATAAGCTCCCTAAAGTGGTCGAATAAGGAATGCAGATAATGTGCTTACCTAAAAGGGCATCCGACAAGCTATCATCACGTTTTGTGAGCTCGGTTCGATCACTTGGAAGGAGTAGACGATACGTACAGAAGCAGTAGCAGGCTTGTTCAAAAACTTGTAGTTGTAAGTAGGCGAGGTAGGACCCTTCTCACTGTTAGGTTGAGCGGTGATGTGATGATTCCTGGGTGCTGAGGAGTGGGTGAATGTTTTTTGAATAGGGGAAATGCCCATCCTGGATGCCCTCAACGGGGCAGCAAGGGATTGacgaagagatggagaaacgCGAGAGGGCATAGTGAGGACAGCTATTAGAGTTAATTCCAACTGTGCTGGTGCTGTTCAGGGCTGGCAGTGTATAATGATATTGGGTGACGAGCAAATCTTGATttggcgatgaagatgcaaaTAAAAGGGTTAGAAGCACCCGACAACGTCCACATGATCCTGCAGATCTCTCGCGTTTCGTGATAAACGCCGAAGCGTCTATGGCGTTAACGCGTTGGCGCGGTCCGAGGTGACTTGACAAGCAAGACGCCGAAATGTGCTGAATCGCCGCGAATGACGGGATTGcatctccatttccttcgCATTTTACAGCACACATATATCTGACAACTAGACATCTAGGCTTTACCAAGCAAAACAGACGTACTGAGTACATCCACCTCTGCATCTGCGTACCCGCcatggtggatgatgatatatCTCGCCGAGTCAGCAAAGTTTTTGACGTTCACCATATTAACTGCTGCAACGAAGCTGAGCATATTTGTCACCTTCCACATGTACTAGCGGCACCTTGATACCCTtattctcatcttcccaaccTCTCCGCATCTCAATATTCTCTAGCTACTGTAACCCATATCACATTCCGGCCCTTCTTAGCCTTAGCCCCCACATGTGCGCGTTCCACCATGCCCTCACATCACCATTCTCGCCTGTTGGTGGACCGGCAATATCAATGAAAAGAAGTAATCCTCCCGGTTGGAAAAGATCGACCGTGAAGATGAATGATGTATGcgagggaaaggatggggagatggatgagaaaTGAAGGTGGATGATACAGAAGGAGCAGCATGGAGTGTAACATAGGGGTGGAGCTGGGCAGCTAAGTGGGGAAATTAAGCTGATAGGTCAGGAAGAGGCTGACGTACATATCGAAGCTAACTACAGTCAGCCTCATGTCAAAAAAAATCGACATGGACTTACTCGCAATTGGCCGGCACATACATAGCCATCGAGAGTCGGCATTTTTTTCATTCAACCATCATCCATTCACGAGTGTCAAATTGGGGCAGCGTTTACTGGGAAACAGTCAGCCTTATCCTGTTCGACCATCATTCTTACCCTATGATGTCGGTCCTGTTCTCCATCAATTCATGTACCTCGATTGACGGCAGGTTATTCACTGCGAGAAGCTTTCAGCCATGTTAATCGCCCAGCTAAAGTTCCTCAGCTTTTCTCATCCTATTGATGGAGATTACACCTACGATCCTGTGCATGTGCCAATATCCAATATTCCGGCTCGCTGGTCTTGAAACAAAGTACGTTAAGGATTTTGTTAACATGCTCAAAGAAAATGACTGTCTATTCATAGCTTGTTAAGGTGGGGCAAAGTAAGGGAGAAACGTACTACCCATAGCTTCAAAATGTGAGTTAATTACCCGCAATGGTTTAAAAGGCAAGCTTACCTATACGAAGGTGATGCTTTGACATTTCAATTTACTCTTGAGCTCTTGGTCATGAGATAGATCTTATCTTCGAATCTTGTCTATTCCGAAAACACAAATGAGTACATATGACCAACCCAAAATCAATGATAAAATACCTACTTCCAGCTCCGCTTCATCGACCATCCATCCGCCTTTTCACAACTAGCTGGATGGGTTTACCTCTCCATTCTGTGAATCGCGTCTTGTTTTAACTTGAGGTGGGTGATTTTGAGTGTTGGCTGGGTGCCTTGCGGGATCTAGAAGTTTCTCTGCGGGGCAAGCTGAGGTCTCTGCTTAGAGTTAAGGGAAAAAGTGGCGCAGGGGCGGCGTCTGTTGATACCAAATCCTAATGGACGATGTTAGATTCGAGTTGTAAATTTATAAGCTAGAAATGATAACGATCGACAGGGTATGGGCCAAAATTAGTAGTTTTATATCTCAGCGTACGAACCTCTTCGTTGTATCACGATACAAACTACACATCGCCtcatttttctttttaGTAAAGAATCATTATTATAAGAAGGTTCCAGCCAACGATTCAGTCAATCATTCAAAGTGAGTGGAGCTCTGTGTTCGAACCAAATAACAGGCGGAAGGAAGATCAAAAGCCAAAGGCATACACGATCCCTTGAGCAATACACGAGAGATACACAGATGTGTATATTGTTACCCATTACTGGTCGTTTGTTGTTTCACCGTCATCGAGAATGTCGTCGATCGAATCGAGTCTTCGCCGCCTACTCGAGATCCAACAGGATCGGTTTTGTGGTTCGCGACATACAGCAACCATTATCCATGGCTTACCAGCTTATGCTCTACCGATTTCTCTAAGGGATCAGGAAGAGTGGTGTATGCATAAATGTGAAATGGTCGATTTCTTACTCGTCGTCCGACCCAGCCGTCATCAGTCAATCACCGCCGCACAGTGCTCATCGCGGCCTGGTCCGTCGCCGCTCGCCTGCGCTGTGGTGATGAATAATAATTGACTGGATCATTCGGTCTGCATCATTtctttccatttcattTTAAAACATTTTTGGATATCTTGGACGCTTTGGAGACGTTAGGTGTTAACAAGCCAAAACTAGACAAAACATATCTTTGCCGCTTTGGCGGACCCACTTTGCCAAAGAATCAGAAACGACCCGCACGAAGGAGGACATAACGGTACGAAACCACTCAGCAAGATTTGCCACCCCTGTGAATGTATAAATCAGCTAGACAGCATTCTTAATTAATCAATACAGCTCATCATCTAGTGAGTAGTAAGAAATTACTTCGAAAGACGATCGCTGACAAGGACAGCAATGGGATCTTCACAATCACAACCTTCGCCCAACGACCGACCAAATGGTAACGACGGTCGTCCAGCTTCACGACGgacttcttcaaatcctcTCCGACCTTTTCGCCGTCTATCCAACATCGGGAGACACGCAACCGATGTTACTTCTTCGTCACAGCCTGTTAGCAACGTTGGTGAGGAACGAGAGAACAATCTGGACGTGGAGATGGAGCGAACGGGGAGTGGGAATGTAGGGAAACGTATGAGGCAAGCTTCGACCGTCGGTGATACAAGGTTGAGCGGTATCGACAGGAAAAAGCCGAGGATGGGGGAGAGACAAGAGTCTGGAGCATCGTCGTCTCGGACATGGGCTGATCGCGAGGACGAATCCATGCCCTCGGTCTCAACTTCCCGAACAAGTTGGTCGACTCAGCCTTATCCCCGATCTACATCAACGCCCGGTCAGTCGACTACCTTATCGCCTGCCCTTTCATCCGATGACTCTTTCTCCGAGGAACGTCTTCAAACGTTGGCCACGATTCGCGACACCCTCGGCCCTGAATGGCCACCTGCAGATTCTCCTGCTGCGCCCGTTGTGGAAAGACTTCTGAGGCGACATTCCTCTCAGAACGTTGCGGGGCCTAGTTCATCCACGTTGGGGACTGGTGGAGGCGTGACAGCGGCTGGTGTAGGTGGACCGACGCCTGGAAATCACACGGTAGCTGAGGCTAGGATTAATTTACAGAGAGCAATGTCTCAAGCTCGGAATTTGGCTGATCGCATTACTTCCATGTCAGCACGACTTAACTCTGGTCTTCTGGCTGCCTCGTCTCATGGTTCCGATGATTCCACAGTCAGTCAACCCCAGCACCAATCTCAATCTCAACATGAACTTCCATCCTTAACAGGAGCcgcagatgaagaggtcccttcttccgcaATGGAAGACCTCGCTGCTCGTTTGCGCGAAGCTCGAGAAGAACTAGCTGAGACTGAGCGACAGTTGAACGAAACTAGGGAGAGGTTCGAGTCGACGAccgaaagaaggagagtgCCTACCGGTGCAGTGTTGATAGTACAAGGTCTGGCACAGACACATACATTCCCTGATATGGAAGAGGCGCAGAACAGAGATGAAAGTGAATGGGAAAGAGCCCAACGtagtgaagaagatgtggaCTTTCGCAGTACTCTGGAAGGGGATAGTGAAGATCGTACGGGCAATGCCAGACCAAGAAGGGCTTCCGAAAGTAGAGTAGGAGAGCGAGTGGAGGCGTCCAGtgaagacggagaaggagtGACTCTGCAACAGCAGGCGAACATGATTAGTGGTCTTCTCACGTACGTTTGCGTCGTACGATTGTACTCCAAAGCTAACGAGCTACATAGTGTGGCCGCTGCAGCAACGGCTACTACTCTACTCGCTCCGGGAGGCAATCGCCCCAGCCTCGCCTCAGCTGTTCAACCCCAGCgcccttcaccttcttccacgCTAGAATCTATGCTGAGCCGCCTGAGACCCAATCGCCCCCGGCAGCAAACAGACCAGACCGTCGAGGCGTCCTTGGGGAACTATCTCCGCAATGTTCTTCGGGACAACAGAGTACAAGGTTTTACTAGTCCCAACACCACATTAGGCACTACAGAGAACTCTTCGAcagctgcttcttcccctgctgatccgcctccaccaagTCAAGATCCTGCAGCCGATGCAGCTGAAGAAGCCATCTCTTCAGAGTTCCAAACCTTCCTTGAAGGGCTGCAAGGGGAGCTTGTAGATGCCGTAAGAGCTTTTGCTGGACCTTTACCTGAAGCAGACGAGGGAGCGAGTGCTCGAGATGGTGAAGACGTAGTGCAGTCCATGGCAGGCGCCAGCCTAGATCCTTCCGAGAATAGGGCAGACAACACCTTAGCCTCTGCGGATGCTATGTCTACCCAGTCAACCACTGCTGCGAATGCCAACTCTACTTCCAACTCCATTCCGACTTTCCATTCCCAGTTAGGACAAAACCTGCCAGGTGTCCGAAGAGAAGTTCCCTCCGTGACTGGTGGTCGGGATGGTGTA harbors:
- a CDS encoding arginase, whose product is MPSRVSPSLRQSLAAPLRASRMGISPIQKTFTHSSAPRNHHITAQPNSEKGPTSPTYNYKFLNKPATASLVGCPFSGGQGRAGVDLAPNKLVSAGLVDQISALGWNVHYESHQNFLDIPYNPLPSSSPVASTKGPSTHTTTAQGEKMVQRLPDPDIGNMKKPRLVSAVNEMVAKEVGDIAEKGWLPVTLGGDHSLAMGTIAGTKRKYPNAGVVWVDAHADINTPLTTESGNLHGCPVSFLLGLDGCDVEPFNKWLKPCLKPEDIVYIGLRDIDDAEKKILKENNIKTFTMHHVDKHGIGKVMELALQYINPSRDRPLHLSFDVDALDPTVAPSTGTPVRGGLTFREGHYITEVVAETGCLVALDIMEVNPSLLDPRSVEMTVAAGCSLTRASLGETLL